The Polyangiaceae bacterium genomic interval CGCGATGGAGCACGGACACGGTGTTTTCGTACGCTCGATGGACCGCGCAAGCACTCGTTTCGGTACGGATGCGTCACGTTTTGCGACGGACAGTCACGACCGCACGTGAGCACTGCTAACGCGTGCTCGTGTCGGTCCATCGAGCGTACGAAAACACCGTGTCCCGAGGTCCACGCGGGCAAATCGCAGCGTCTTCTGGCTTCAAAAACTCGCTACCAGCATCAGGACGAAGCTCGATCAATCCGTTCCTGTTCAGTGTGAGAAGTGCCTCGTGCACCGTCTCCATTGACGCATCCGGCAAGAGAGCACGCACAACTTCTGGCACTCGAATGAGCAGCGCGTCCCTTCGAAGGTTCAGCTCAGCCAGTAGCTCGCGCATGATGGATTTTGGTCGTGTCTCTTGCGATGGCTCACCACTCGATGGACTCGAGTCCATCACGCGTGGCGTTACCGTGATCTTTGGGTGTCGCGGGCGATCTTTTGTCGGCTCAACAGGGGAAGCGGCGCTCGATCTGCGTGCGCCTCTTGTGCTCGTGTGTGGTGTGCGTGCGGAGTTTGTCCGTGGAGACGTCGGGCCGCCTTCCGCAAGCCACGCGCGCAGCAACGCGGAGCGGTCACGGTGTCCTTGCTCCGCGACGAGGTGATCAAGTCGGTCCACCTCGTCTTGCGTGAGTCGGAAAC includes:
- a CDS encoding ribbon-helix-helix protein, CopG family; translation: MGRPARAEVASMMHVGFRLTQDEVDRLDHLVAEQGHRDRSALLRAWLAEGGPTSPRTNSARTPHTSTRGARRSSAASPVEPTKDRPRHPKITVTPRVMDSSPSSGEPSQETRPKSIMRELLAELNLRRDALLIRVPEVVRALLPDASMETVHEALLTLNRNGLIELRPDAGSEFLKPEDAAICPRGPRDTVFSYARWTDTSTR